Proteins encoded together in one Otariodibacter oris window:
- a CDS encoding TonB-dependent receptor plug domain-containing protein: protein MKKFVKTAIATAVINNILSMAYAADDIGGDMVLDTIEVITQGFKEREETYKKSGAVSIRDEINKSDKNLDEIIRSAPGTFTQMNKAAGAVSVNIRGATGFGRVNTMVDGVSQTFYSSGGDTGGKGGAGSQFGAAIDPAFITSVEVNRGSFNGASGANTLMGSSNFKTIGVDDILRFDRNVGGMIKSQVGTNDTKPEWMMAVAGKKIFDYGGSLGVLYGQSRKTITQNYKVGGGQTHREISEAATEEIRRDYINSYGIDSERLYDITPYDPEKVKQKPVSHIFKTEYADDYNLLELQYRKTTNHLAGRTIKGDTKQVKYNLTLPENNFVDFNILYAKNKNTQNYDVGSTIINRTITAPLTGKNESTTLDINNTLRFDLPFEANLAITPGVNWLKNKYSKNRYPNELRIFKPCEYDGDTECFSTSGGYDPTRTDLNLYETVNASLPTNSFFPKGNQRLNTIYWDNQLDWNMFTLNYNINIVKYKNKGESLNSVDQEYYKIQGKIDELDEILESIPEDSEGAEEKHEKILAQIHELEEEQERFDETYEYDREEGYKKRPTFRHDHTVKNHFVNYSAMLTANVSNYFTPFIGYSKTHRVPTIQEMFFSSLTDAGMNLDLQPETAKTKQLGFNGFIDGAITENDRLGYKLTGYETRIENFIHNVNRAVQVRGINPVFGYQTLMTIYHRNYDVPVKVKGFEAELSYDMGKFFANLAYSRQMTNQPASYSDLARTGSNINTDQAELQSFGLTKVTILPNSYGSLELGTRFFDNKLTLGVIAKYYGKSKRSKYDPIGICEGGGRIYFDDQRNRPVCPGYMDTTHKAGSIAEYKEIDHQPMVYDLYAIYEPTENLMIKLAVDNVTDRRYVNPLDANNDSASQYSDAIHPIPNSNGDYSYVKEYQNNFARGRTFKLNLSYKF, encoded by the coding sequence GTGAAGAAATTTGTCAAAACTGCCATTGCTACCGCTGTAATCAACAATATATTGTCAATGGCATATGCAGCAGATGACATTGGTGGTGATATGGTACTTGATACCATTGAAGTCATTACTCAAGGTTTTAAAGAACGAGAAGAAACATACAAAAAAAGCGGTGCTGTTAGTATCCGAGATGAGATCAATAAATCTGATAAAAATTTAGATGAAATTATTCGTTCAGCTCCTGGAACATTCACACAAATGAATAAAGCCGCTGGTGCAGTTAGCGTAAATATCAGAGGGGCAACTGGATTTGGACGAGTCAATACCATGGTTGATGGCGTTTCTCAAACATTCTACAGTAGCGGTGGCGATACCGGTGGTAAAGGTGGAGCTGGCTCTCAATTTGGTGCTGCAATTGATCCTGCATTTATTACTAGCGTTGAAGTGAATAGAGGATCATTTAATGGTGCTAGTGGTGCCAATACACTCATGGGTTCTTCTAACTTCAAGACGATTGGTGTTGATGATATTTTAAGATTTGACAGAAACGTTGGTGGAATGATCAAATCTCAAGTCGGTACGAACGATACCAAACCAGAATGGATGATGGCTGTTGCAGGTAAGAAAATCTTTGATTATGGTGGTTCACTTGGTGTGTTATATGGTCAAAGCCGTAAAACAATCACTCAAAATTATAAAGTGGGCGGAGGACAAACTCATAGAGAAATTTCTGAAGCGGCAACAGAAGAGATTAGAAGAGATTATATAAACAGTTATGGCATAGATTCTGAAAGACTATACGATATCACCCCTTATGATCCCGAGAAAGTAAAGCAAAAGCCAGTTAGTCATATTTTTAAAACAGAATATGCTGATGACTATAACTTGCTTGAATTGCAATATAGAAAAACCACTAACCATTTAGCTGGACGAACAATTAAAGGTGATACAAAACAAGTTAAGTATAATTTAACCCTACCTGAGAATAACTTTGTCGATTTTAATATCCTTTATGCAAAAAATAAAAACACACAAAATTATGATGTTGGAAGTACAATAATTAACAGAACAATTACAGCGCCTTTAACAGGTAAAAATGAATCAACTACCTTAGATATCAATAATACACTAAGATTTGATTTACCTTTTGAGGCTAATTTAGCAATTACTCCTGGTGTAAACTGGTTAAAAAATAAATATTCTAAAAATCGTTATCCTAATGAACTAAGAATTTTTAAACCTTGTGAATATGACGGAGATACGGAATGCTTTAGTACTTCTGGTGGCTATGATCCTACTCGTACAGATCTAAATCTCTATGAAACGGTTAATGCCTCTTTACCAACTAACTCATTCTTTCCAAAAGGAAATCAGAGATTAAATACAATTTATTGGGATAACCAATTAGATTGGAATATGTTCACACTAAATTACAATATAAACATAGTAAAATATAAAAATAAGGGGGAAAGTCTTAATTCTGTCGATCAAGAATATTATAAAATCCAAGGTAAAATTGATGAGCTAGATGAGATCTTAGAAAGTATTCCTGAAGACTCCGAAGGTGCAGAAGAAAAACATGAAAAAATTCTTGCTCAGATCCATGAGTTGGAAGAAGAACAAGAAAGATTTGATGAAACATATGAATATGATAGAGAAGAAGGTTATAAGAAAAGACCAACATTTAGACATGATCATACTGTAAAAAATCATTTTGTGAATTATTCTGCGATGTTAACTGCAAATGTAAGTAACTACTTCACTCCTTTTATTGGGTATTCCAAAACACATAGAGTACCGACAATTCAAGAAATGTTCTTCTCAAGTCTAACTGATGCAGGAATGAATTTAGATTTACAGCCAGAAACAGCTAAAACAAAACAACTTGGTTTTAATGGTTTCATCGATGGTGCAATAACCGAAAATGATAGACTCGGTTATAAATTGACAGGATACGAAACAAGAATTGAGAACTTCATCCATAACGTAAACCGTGCGGTACAAGTAAGAGGTATCAACCCTGTATTCGGTTATCAAACGCTTATGACGATTTACCACAGAAACTATGATGTACCAGTCAAAGTAAAAGGATTTGAAGCTGAATTAAGCTATGATATGGGCAAATTCTTTGCAAACTTAGCCTATTCAAGACAAATGACAAATCAGCCTGCTTCTTACAGTGATTTAGCAAGAACGGGTAGCAATATCAATACTGACCAAGCAGAACTTCAAAGTTTTGGCTTAACCAAAGTCACAATTTTACCTAATAGTTATGGTTCTCTTGAGCTTGGAACAAGATTCTTTGATAACAAACTAACACTAGGTGTTATTGCTAAATACTACGGTAAAAGTAAGCGAAGTAAATACGACCCTATTGGTATTTGTGAAGGTGGTGGCAGAATCTATTTTGATGATCAAAGAAATAGACCAGTATGCCCAGGCTATATGGATACCACCCATAAAGCAGGTTCAATTGCAGAATATAAAGAAATCGATCATCAACCAATGGTTTATGATCTCTATGCGATTTATGAGCCAACAGAAAATCTTATGATCAAATTAGCGGTTGATAATGTCACTGATAGAAGATATGTAAACCCACTTGATGCAAATAATGACTCTGCTTCTCAATATTCTGATGCGATTCATCCAATTCCAAATAGTAACGGTGATTATAGCTATGTAAAAGAGTATCAAAATAACTTTGCACGAGGCAGAACATTTAAATTAAACCTTTCTTACAAGTTTTAA